From the genome of Bactrocera oleae isolate idBacOlea1 chromosome 2, idBacOlea1, whole genome shotgun sequence, one region includes:
- the LOC106626200 gene encoding probable histone-lysine N-methyltransferase set-23, which produces MTMRTSSLNIFDFYDHDDPSLEYVLENVISDQRMDNKECENLQREYNSILLNGCDCNSAPCLDCHGRNYKWLSETKELVLDIDNSADLIYECSSSCKCEPLKCTNRLVQKGPRANLKIVHSHLFKSKGLISNEHIPKGAFICEYAGEIISRKEAHNRLKRYEQTLDNNYILFMKERIKERHEKSTITTIIDPTKRGNIGRYINHSCDPNCDVRSVRIDCPIPKIAIFAKRDINAGEELCFHYNGGDEFMLTTQGRICLCQSGNCTGYLPYAPY; this is translated from the exons ATGACAATGCGTACAAgtagtttaaatatatttgatttctaTGATCATGATGATCCTTCCTTGGAATATGTACTGGAAAATGTTATTAGCGATCAAAGAATGGATAACAAAGAGTGTGAGAACCTGCAGAGGGAATATAATTCCATTCTCCTGAATGGGTGTGATTGCAATAGTGCTCCATGCCTTGATTGTCATGGGAGGAACTATAAGTGGCTTTCAGAAACAAAAGAGCTGGTTTTAGATATAGACAACAGTGCAGATCTTATTTACGAGTGTAGTTCGTCTTGTAAATGCGAACCTTTGAAATGTACTAATCGACTAGTTCAAAAGGGTCCCAGAGCAAACTTGAAAATAGTACATTCTCATCTATTTAAATCCAAGGGGTTAATTTCAAATGAACATATACCCAAAGGAGCGTTTATTTGTGAATATGCAGGAGAAATAATTTCCCGTAAAGAAGCCCACAATCGTTTAAAGAGATATGAACAAACTCTTGataataattacattttatttatgaaggaAAGAATCAAAGAAAGGCATGAGAAATCTACCATTACAACAATTATTGACCCAACCAAAAGAGGCAATATTGGACGATACATAAATCATAGTTGCGATCCCAATTGTGATGTACGTTCTGTACGGATTGATTGCCCCATTCCGAAAATag CCATATTTGCAAAACGAGACATAAACGCTGGAGAAGAGCTCTGTTTCCATTATAACGGGGGGGACGAATTTATGTTAACAACACAAGGACGTATCTGCCTGTGTCAAAGTGGTAATTGTACAGGATATTTGCCCTATGCTCCatactga